DNA sequence from the Pedobacter sp. W3I1 genome:
ATTCAATTTACCAGCAGCTATTTTCTCAACCATTTCTTCTGGTTTACCTTCAGCACGGATCACATCTTTAGCGATTTCAATTTCGCGTTGAATAGTAGCAGGATCAACACCTTCTTTATCAACAGCAACTGGGTTCATTGCAGCAATTTGCATTGCAACATCCTTACCAGCTTCCGTAATATCTACGCCATTAGTACCTTCAAATACCACTAAAACACCCATTTTACCATTAGAATGGATATAAGAAACAATTTTCTCACCAGAGATATTTGCGTAATCTTGAATAACGATTTTCTCTCCGATTTTACCTGTTAGTTCAGTTATGGTTTCGGCAACAGTACGTCCATCTTCCAAAGTAACCGCTGATAATTCTTCGGTAGAAGCAGGATTATTGGCAACTGCTGCAGCTAAAACAGCCTGAGCTAGATTACGGAAATCTTCAACTTTAGAAACTGGCTCAGTTTCGCAAGCTAAAGCAACTAATTTACCATTTGTGCCATCCGCTGAAACATTGATTGATACCAGACCTTCAGAAGTAGCATTACCAGAACGGGCGGCAGATACTTTTTGACCTTTTTTGCGCAATAAATCAACAGCTGCTTCGAAATCGCCATTAGCTTCAACTAAAGCTTTTTTGCAATCCATCATACCAGCGCCAGTTTGTTGGCGTAGTTTATTTACATCTGCGGCAGTAATTTGTACTGTAGACATTTTATTTCCTTTTTACCCCCAAATCCCGATTTAGCATCGGGATTTGCGAGTGATTAAATAATTTATGAATTTTGAATTTGTAACCTTATTACTTCCCTTTAGGGGATGGGGTTATTCTTCTGTTTTAGTTTCTTCTGATGAAGGCGCTTCAACTTCTGCTTCAGCAGTTACCTTTTTAGTAGTTGGTCTTTTTTCACCAGCTGCTCTAGGCTCTTTTGCTTCAGGAGCATCAGCTGCAACTTTCGCTGCTACTGCTTCTTTTTCAGCTTCATCATCTTTTTCGCGTTTACGCTCATCTAAGCCTTCTTCAATAGCTTTGATAATTACATCAGTAATTAAAGAGATTGATTTTGTAGCATCATCATTCGCTGGAATAGGGAAATCGATGTTAGAAGGATCAGAGTTAGTATCAACCATCGCAAAAGTAGGGATGTTTAATTTTAACGCTTCAGTAACTGCAATGTGTTCTTTCTTAACATCAATTAAGAATAAAGCTGCAGGTAAACGGTTTAAATCAGCAATACCACCTAAAAGTGATTCTAATTTAATACGCTCACGTTGAATCATTAAACGCTCTTTTTTAGATAAGATCGAATAAGTACCGTCTTTAGTCATTTTATCGATGTTAGACATCTTTTTGATTGACTTGCGAACAGTAGCAAAGTTGGTTAACATACCACCTAACCAACGCTCGGTTACGAAAGGCATGTTTACTTTTTTAGCTTGTTCAGCTACGATTCCTTTTGCTTGTTTCTTTGTAGAAACGAATAATACTTTACGTCCTGATTTTACGATTTGTTTAATCGCAGCCGCAGCTTCTTCAGTTTTAGTTAAAGTTTTATTTAAATCTATAATGTGAATTCCATTACGCTCCATGAAAATGTAAGGAGCCATTTTTGGATTCCATTTACGGGTAAGGTGACCAAAGTGTACACCTGCATCCAATAAGTCTTGATAAGTTGTTCTTGCCATTGTCTTTGCCTCCTGTGATTAACGTTTACTGAATTGGAATTTCTTACGGGCTTTAGCACGTCCTGGTTT
Encoded proteins:
- the tsf gene encoding translation elongation factor Ts, which codes for MSTVQITAADVNKLRQQTGAGMMDCKKALVEANGDFEAAVDLLRKKGQKVSAARSGNATSEGLVSINVSADGTNGKLVALACETEPVSKVEDFRNLAQAVLAAAVANNPASTEELSAVTLEDGRTVAETITELTGKIGEKIVIQDYANISGEKIVSYIHSNGKMGVLVVFEGTNGVDITEAGKDVAMQIAAMNPVAVDKEGVDPATIQREIEIAKDVIRAEGKPEEMVEKIAAGKLNKFYKDSTLLNQEFVKDSSLDVRKFLDNTSKGLTVTAFKRVQLGA
- the rpsB gene encoding 30S ribosomal protein S2, whose translation is MARTTYQDLLDAGVHFGHLTRKWNPKMAPYIFMERNGIHIIDLNKTLTKTEEAAAAIKQIVKSGRKVLFVSTKKQAKGIVAEQAKKVNMPFVTERWLGGMLTNFATVRKSIKKMSNIDKMTKDGTYSILSKKERLMIQRERIKLESLLGGIADLNRLPAALFLIDVKKEHIAVTEALKLNIPTFAMVDTNSDPSNIDFPIPANDDATKSISLITDVIIKAIEEGLDERKREKDDEAEKEAVAAKVAADAPEAKEPRAAGEKRPTTKKVTAEAEVEAPSSEETKTEE